In Mycobacterium sp. Aquia_216, a genomic segment contains:
- a CDS encoding ERG2 family protein — MGAIFDSGTLHAIAKNATGLDTKDAAFSQIIAELKGEYPGHIRDDIPWVFNNAGGAMGQMKLLHASLSEYLIFFGTPIGTEGHSGRYASEVWDFIIDGEVWCYEEGQFERSVYGPGDVAYLAGGRAKGYAVPDAAFMLEYARGPIPGMMPFGIADAIFSTIDAPTIGKTAWYYTQLVVGELLKGKV, encoded by the coding sequence ATGGGAGCGATATTTGATTCCGGGACTCTGCACGCGATCGCAAAGAACGCAACGGGTCTGGACACCAAGGATGCGGCCTTTTCGCAGATCATCGCCGAGCTGAAAGGCGAGTATCCCGGTCACATCCGTGACGACATCCCCTGGGTGTTCAACAATGCCGGCGGCGCGATGGGGCAGATGAAGCTGCTGCACGCCTCACTGTCGGAATACCTCATTTTTTTCGGCACGCCGATCGGCACCGAAGGCCACTCAGGCCGCTACGCCAGTGAGGTGTGGGACTTCATCATCGACGGCGAGGTGTGGTGCTACGAGGAGGGTCAATTCGAGCGAAGCGTGTACGGGCCTGGGGATGTGGCCTATTTGGCGGGAGGCAGAGCAAAGGGTTATGCCGTGCCAGACGCGGCGTTCATGCTCGAGTACGCGCGCGGGCCGATACCGGGCATGATGCCCTTCGGTATCGCCGATGCCATCTTCAGTACCATCGACGCGCCGACGATCGGCAAGACTGCCTGGTATTACACCCAGCTCGTTGTCGGTGAGCTCCTCAAAGGCAAGGTGTGA
- a CDS encoding TetR/AcrR family transcriptional regulator has product MARRRGWDGHPPLTDEEASQRIVATAVKLIAETGSDVSLAEVAESLGVIRQTVYRYFPTAEALMHAAAVASVDGFLDRLTEAVRGIGDPAEAMTEGVLYALEQVTRTPHLGILLSEQYRNSHTPNLASDEAQTFGMRMITRFDVDWARYGYDQAALRELVEFTLRTMLSFFVAPNDPHRSREELRRFIKRWLGGAILAQQHGGAAPVANKH; this is encoded by the coding sequence GTGGCGCGTAGGCGCGGCTGGGACGGGCATCCTCCGCTCACCGATGAGGAAGCCTCTCAACGCATTGTGGCCACGGCGGTCAAGTTGATCGCCGAGACCGGCTCCGATGTCAGCCTCGCTGAGGTAGCCGAGTCCTTGGGGGTCATCCGGCAGACGGTGTACCGCTACTTTCCGACCGCCGAAGCGCTGATGCACGCAGCGGCGGTGGCCTCAGTCGACGGCTTTCTCGATCGGCTCACCGAAGCCGTGCGCGGTATCGGCGATCCAGCCGAGGCGATGACGGAAGGCGTGTTGTACGCGCTCGAACAGGTAACGCGCACACCGCATTTGGGTATCCTGCTGTCCGAACAGTACCGCAACTCCCATACGCCGAACCTGGCATCCGATGAAGCCCAGACTTTTGGGATGCGGATGATTACCCGCTTCGACGTCGACTGGGCGCGATACGGCTACGACCAGGCGGCACTGCGCGAACTGGTGGAATTTACCTTACGCACGATGCTCTCGTTCTTCGTCGCGCCCAACGACCCCCATCGGAGCCGAGAAGAACTGCGGCGCTTCATCAAACGGTGGCTGGGGGGCGCTATCTTGGCCCAGCAGCACGGCGGCGCCGCTCCTGTCGCCAACAAGCACTAG
- the mgtA gene encoding magnesium-translocating P-type ATPase, translating into MTTTEDKHAALTTGRVGSAPVAVVLRWLDTSEGGLSRAEASARLLRDGPNAVRTHQVSAIAVLGRQLRSAVLGLLAVTAVLSFFLGDSKQAIIIGIILAASIGLGFVNEYRAERASAALHSGVHHTAVVCRDGHFMKVDVTALVPGDVIRLALGEAVPADVRLIEVNGLECNESILSGESSASEKSVPPVNADVGLADSTDLAFMGTIVSAGEGLGVVYATGANTEFGRIAAGLGERQPETEFQAGLRRFSYLLLWVALALTVLILVTNLLLRRPVIDSVLFALAIAVGITPQLLPAVVSTSLATGSRRLARLKVLVKRLVCIEDLGDIDILITDKTGTLTEGRISLVDAVDPGGTRDDAVLRAGLLATDVDAASGGVSANAMDTALWESPAAEGLLTASVRRVATLPFDHARRATSALLDDAGRRVLVVKGAPEQVLQKCEGLPDAAQGTLAALFTSGRRVVAVASKPAPELTALTAEDECGLMLDGFLVFADEPKAAARDSLAQLAALGIELKVATGDNPKVAEKVCADLGLPSKGTITGTAMDTLDDARFDEAARDNTIFARISPEQKARLIVSLRRTGRSVAFLGDGVNDALALHAADVGISVDTAADVAKDAADVVLLEKDLSVLAMGVAEGRRIFANTIKYVLMGTSSNFGNMFSAAAASAVLTFLPMLPSQILLNNLLYDSSQLAIPTDRVDKEQLLAPSHWNIAFIRRFMLTFGPISSLFDFLTFGLMLGVLHAGPVEFRTGWFVESLATQTLIIFAIRTRRVPFVRSRPGLVLTLAALAVVVIGVALTVSPVAHQLGFTPLPWLFFAALVLFTIVYLVVVEITKTVFYADPMHLAGRPHRTRGQMHRIQRRAARFSHSGRIASDPG; encoded by the coding sequence GTGACAACGACTGAGGACAAACACGCGGCGCTGACCACCGGCCGGGTGGGCTCCGCACCGGTCGCTGTGGTGCTGCGGTGGCTCGATACGTCGGAAGGCGGGCTTTCCCGCGCGGAGGCATCGGCCCGATTGCTGCGCGACGGCCCTAATGCTGTTCGCACCCATCAGGTGAGCGCGATTGCGGTGCTGGGACGCCAGTTGCGCAGCGCGGTGTTGGGCCTTCTGGCGGTCACCGCCGTGTTGTCGTTCTTCCTCGGAGACAGCAAACAGGCGATCATCATCGGAATCATCCTGGCTGCCAGCATCGGCTTGGGTTTCGTCAACGAGTACCGCGCCGAACGCGCCTCTGCTGCACTACATTCGGGAGTACACCACACGGCCGTGGTGTGCCGCGACGGGCACTTCATGAAGGTCGATGTGACTGCCTTGGTGCCCGGCGATGTGATCCGGCTCGCCTTGGGGGAAGCGGTCCCCGCCGACGTGCGGCTCATCGAGGTCAATGGCCTGGAATGCAACGAAAGCATCCTGTCCGGCGAGTCATCGGCCTCGGAGAAGTCGGTACCGCCGGTCAACGCCGATGTGGGCCTGGCTGATTCGACCGATCTGGCATTCATGGGCACGATCGTCAGTGCCGGCGAGGGCCTGGGTGTTGTGTACGCGACCGGTGCGAACACCGAGTTCGGCCGTATCGCCGCCGGCTTGGGCGAACGGCAACCCGAAACAGAGTTCCAGGCCGGTCTGCGCCGTTTCTCCTACCTGCTGCTGTGGGTGGCGCTGGCACTGACCGTACTCATCCTGGTCACCAACCTCTTGCTGCGTCGGCCGGTTATCGACTCGGTGTTGTTCGCGCTCGCGATCGCGGTGGGTATCACGCCGCAGCTGCTGCCGGCGGTGGTGAGCACCAGCCTGGCCACCGGGTCGCGGCGGCTGGCGCGGCTCAAGGTCCTGGTCAAACGGCTGGTCTGCATCGAGGATCTCGGCGACATCGACATATTGATCACCGACAAGACGGGGACCCTGACCGAGGGCCGCATCAGCCTGGTCGACGCCGTCGACCCGGGCGGTACGCGGGATGACGCGGTGCTGCGCGCGGGTCTGCTGGCCACCGACGTCGACGCGGCATCGGGCGGTGTCAGCGCCAACGCGATGGACACCGCACTCTGGGAGTCTCCAGCCGCTGAGGGCCTGCTGACAGCAAGCGTCCGCCGAGTCGCCACACTGCCGTTCGACCATGCCCGCCGCGCGACCTCAGCACTCCTCGACGACGCCGGCCGCCGCGTGCTAGTGGTCAAGGGCGCACCCGAGCAAGTCCTGCAAAAATGCGAGGGGCTACCCGACGCGGCGCAGGGCACGCTGGCCGCACTGTTCACCAGCGGCCGCCGTGTGGTGGCGGTGGCCAGCAAGCCCGCGCCGGAGCTGACCGCCCTCACTGCCGAAGACGAATGCGGCCTTATGCTGGATGGCTTCTTGGTGTTCGCAGACGAGCCGAAGGCCGCGGCGCGCGATTCGCTGGCACAACTGGCGGCGCTGGGCATCGAACTCAAGGTGGCTACCGGGGACAATCCTAAGGTCGCCGAAAAGGTATGCGCCGATTTGGGTTTGCCCTCCAAGGGCACGATCACCGGCACCGCGATGGACACCCTCGACGACGCCAGATTCGACGAAGCGGCGCGCGACAACACCATCTTCGCCCGGATCTCGCCCGAACAGAAGGCACGGCTGATCGTCTCGTTGCGCCGCACCGGACGGTCGGTCGCCTTCCTGGGCGACGGCGTCAACGACGCGCTAGCCCTGCACGCTGCCGACGTCGGGATCTCGGTGGACACCGCCGCCGATGTCGCCAAAGACGCCGCTGACGTGGTGCTGCTGGAGAAGGATCTGAGTGTGCTGGCGATGGGTGTGGCCGAGGGTCGGCGCATCTTCGCCAACACGATCAAGTACGTACTAATGGGCACCTCAAGCAATTTCGGAAACATGTTCAGCGCAGCCGCCGCCTCTGCCGTGCTGACGTTTCTGCCGATGCTGCCCAGCCAGATCCTCCTGAACAACCTGCTCTATGACAGCTCCCAGTTGGCGATACCCACCGACCGCGTGGACAAGGAGCAGTTGCTCGCACCGTCGCACTGGAACATCGCGTTCATCCGCCGGTTCATGCTGACGTTCGGCCCGATCAGCTCGCTGTTCGACTTCCTGACGTTCGGATTGATGCTGGGCGTGCTGCATGCCGGGCCGGTGGAGTTCCGCACCGGCTGGTTCGTGGAGTCGCTGGCCACCCAGACGCTGATCATCTTCGCGATCCGCACCCGGCGGGTGCCGTTCGTCCGCAGCAGACCCGGTCTGGTGCTAACACTGGCCGCGTTGGCGGTCGTCGTCATCGGCGTTGCACTCACTGTCTCACCTGTGGCCCACCAACTCGGGTTCACTCCGCTGCCGTGGCTGTTCTTCGCCGCGCTGGTCCTGTTCACGATCGTCTACCTGGTAGTCGTCGAGATAACGAAGACGGTCTTCTACGCCGACCCGATGCACCTGGCCGGGCGGCCACACCGCACCCGGGGACAGATGCACCGCATCCAGCGCCGCGCCGCCCGGTTCAGCCACAGCGGGCGGATCGCCAGCGATCCTGGGTAA
- a CDS encoding TetR/AcrR family transcriptional regulator: MDVGHDKNPARPAAEPQTPVKPEGPGRPRDLRRRAAVISATRAQLTSRGYDDVTLSGIARQAGVSRPFVYQHWGSKVALVEEAIFTTPDEYVPVDDDAPFAEALTKLVTAMVQVQSDSAYLAGLPGVAAELYNRADLVEQIESRYIAPIRAVYVRLIERGKAEGLVRPDVDGSALLDTVRGAVMLHTLINTALKPKDLVEHLCSLILHGITVTS; the protein is encoded by the coding sequence ATGGACGTGGGGCACGACAAAAACCCCGCACGCCCGGCGGCTGAGCCGCAGACTCCCGTGAAACCAGAGGGCCCGGGACGTCCCCGCGACCTCCGCCGCCGGGCAGCGGTGATCAGCGCGACGCGTGCGCAACTGACATCTCGGGGCTACGACGACGTCACGCTGTCGGGGATCGCCCGTCAAGCCGGTGTGTCGCGCCCTTTCGTCTATCAACATTGGGGAAGCAAGGTCGCGCTCGTTGAAGAAGCCATCTTCACGACACCCGACGAATACGTTCCCGTCGACGACGATGCGCCGTTCGCCGAGGCGCTCACCAAGCTCGTCACCGCAATGGTTCAAGTGCAATCCGACTCTGCTTACCTGGCAGGCCTGCCCGGTGTCGCTGCAGAACTTTACAACCGTGCTGATCTGGTCGAACAAATTGAATCCCGCTATATCGCGCCCATCCGCGCGGTGTATGTCCGACTCATCGAACGCGGGAAGGCCGAGGGCCTGGTCCGACCCGATGTCGACGGAAGTGCGCTGCTTGACACAGTCCGAGGCGCGGTCATGCTCCACACATTGATCAATACGGCGCTGAAGCCGAAGGATCTAGTCGAGCACTTGTGCTCGCTGATCCTGCACGGGATTACGGTGACGTCGTGA
- a CDS encoding DUF7802 domain-containing protein, which translates to MSDPCAPTFVDLAARLGFSCQTAGGLLEFRNPFGLQNWTLPVLEVTVIAGALLALVYAIVRLRRHHDPTNLVLWFGAIAYLLIIEPPLYFPADFGISSHVDTMFAHNVFTVDFLWGRLPLYIVAVYPMMATVAYEIVRMLGVFRHYGVLIGAVCVGFVHHVFYEIFDQLGPQLRWWEWTLDNPMNKPFFDSVPLPSVVVFAALWPMSLALFVQLFVGRQVEDGRTFSGSQLLWRTITIGVLASIGTAVLPLPATIAGALSHSTIVVVITYSIELAALAVVATVILIKQWLRSRRDDDSEATRYSNPAILGYATAYLAVMSILWTMSLPEYFRAVNGVTPSGDPTGSLWYTIGCFLVAGLCIAAAGTRRSQPLAALSSRRPQAPPLPVKP; encoded by the coding sequence ATGTCCGACCCATGTGCACCGACGTTCGTCGACCTTGCTGCAAGACTTGGCTTTTCGTGTCAAACCGCGGGTGGCCTCCTCGAGTTCCGCAATCCATTTGGGTTGCAGAACTGGACTCTGCCGGTGCTGGAAGTCACGGTGATCGCCGGAGCGTTGCTGGCGCTGGTCTACGCCATCGTGCGGCTGCGTCGTCATCACGATCCGACAAATCTGGTGCTGTGGTTCGGGGCGATCGCGTACCTGCTCATCATTGAACCGCCCTTGTACTTCCCGGCTGACTTCGGGATCAGCAGCCACGTCGACACAATGTTTGCCCACAACGTATTCACCGTCGATTTCCTGTGGGGTCGGCTGCCCCTCTACATCGTCGCCGTCTACCCGATGATGGCGACCGTGGCCTACGAGATCGTCCGTATGCTCGGGGTTTTCCGCCACTACGGCGTATTGATCGGCGCGGTCTGCGTCGGCTTTGTCCACCATGTGTTCTACGAGATCTTCGACCAACTTGGGCCACAACTGCGGTGGTGGGAATGGACTCTGGACAACCCGATGAACAAGCCGTTCTTCGATTCGGTGCCCCTCCCCAGTGTCGTGGTGTTCGCCGCGCTGTGGCCGATGTCGCTGGCGCTTTTCGTCCAACTTTTCGTCGGCCGTCAAGTTGAAGACGGCAGAACATTTTCCGGGTCGCAGCTGCTGTGGCGCACCATCACGATCGGTGTCCTGGCGTCCATCGGCACTGCGGTGCTACCGCTGCCCGCCACAATCGCGGGTGCGCTATCGCACAGCACGATCGTGGTGGTGATCACCTACAGCATTGAACTGGCCGCCCTCGCCGTCGTTGCCACCGTGATCCTGATCAAGCAGTGGCTCCGGTCGCGCCGCGACGACGACTCAGAGGCTACGCGCTATTCCAACCCGGCGATCCTCGGCTACGCCACCGCCTACCTCGCGGTTATGAGCATTCTGTGGACGATGTCGCTCCCGGAGTACTTCCGGGCCGTCAATGGCGTTACACCAAGCGGTGATCCCACCGGCAGCCTCTGGTACACGATCGGATGTTTCCTTGTTGCCGGCCTGTGCATCGCTGCCGCCGGAACACGCCGATCGCAGCCACTTGCAGCGCTGTCGTCCAGGCGGCCGCAGGCCCCGCCCCTTCCTGTGAAGCCTTGA
- a CDS encoding metal-dependent hydrolase: MTDLVVRKMRFAFADHHVPFLWNEHNPAFSSMANAVSFLAIAFEKMIGHMITEAMPLITDPTVAEEAQAFVRQEGQHSMAHRQHAKGLIKSYPALKETLDEVIAAFDDLTANTPLQYRLAYTADLEATFTPAFKLMLDHDDTLFAVGDDRVASLFLWHFVEEVEHRSSALIIYDSIVDDPWYRMRAAPSIFKHVWSVLRIACEGFNKHIPVEERKIDALSMFGMQRRKKALMQRLPFVDVPDDGPFENAFKHLPLRKQLVAMSGIVRSQIPGHKPAHEKLPALAEEWFRRYDAGYDVTHWYTAADKQNA, from the coding sequence ATGACGGATCTCGTCGTGCGCAAGATGCGGTTCGCGTTCGCCGACCATCACGTTCCTTTCCTGTGGAACGAGCACAATCCGGCCTTTTCCAGCATGGCTAACGCGGTTTCGTTCCTGGCGATCGCTTTTGAGAAGATGATCGGCCACATGATCACCGAGGCCATGCCGTTGATCACTGATCCGACGGTGGCAGAGGAAGCGCAAGCGTTTGTCCGGCAAGAGGGTCAGCATTCGATGGCTCACCGCCAACACGCGAAGGGATTGATCAAAAGCTATCCGGCGCTCAAAGAGACGCTCGATGAGGTGATCGCGGCGTTCGACGATCTGACTGCCAACACGCCGTTGCAATACCGGCTCGCGTACACCGCTGACCTTGAGGCGACATTCACGCCAGCGTTCAAACTGATGCTCGATCATGACGACACGCTGTTCGCCGTCGGGGACGATCGAGTCGCATCACTGTTCTTGTGGCACTTCGTCGAGGAGGTCGAGCACCGCAGCTCGGCACTAATCATCTACGACTCGATCGTCGACGACCCCTGGTACCGGATGCGCGCGGCGCCGTCGATCTTCAAACACGTCTGGTCGGTCCTACGCATAGCCTGCGAAGGGTTCAACAAGCACATTCCGGTCGAGGAGCGCAAGATCGACGCCTTATCGATGTTCGGGATGCAGCGCCGCAAAAAGGCACTGATGCAACGACTGCCGTTCGTCGATGTCCCCGACGACGGCCCGTTCGAAAACGCCTTCAAGCATCTGCCGCTGCGCAAACAGCTTGTCGCCATGTCGGGCATCGTGCGCAGCCAGATCCCTGGTCACAAACCTGCACACGAGAAACTACCCGCCCTGGCCGAAGAATGGTTCAGGCGTTATGACGCTGGCTACGACGTCACTCACTGGTATACCGCAGCCGATAAACAGAACGCGTGA
- a CDS encoding enoyl-CoA hydratase-related protein, whose translation MNNPRRKNALTPEMITLMAQAWDEIDADDGIRVAILTGEGSSYCVGGDLADGWMVRGAKGGKGSALVPEGKSVGSIISEGLLLSRSLAKPLIAAVNGPCLGGGCEMLQQTDIRIAEEHAVFGLPEAKLGLIAGAGSTVRLKRQIPYTKAMEMILTGEPLTAAEAYHFGLVGHVVPTGQSLDKARQLAARVAANGPLAIRNAKASVINSGWIDEEEARRIEQRLVVEVMRSDDAKEGLAAFAAKREPRFTGK comes from the coding sequence ATGAACAACCCGCGTCGCAAGAACGCCCTGACGCCGGAGATGATCACTTTGATGGCGCAGGCCTGGGACGAGATCGACGCCGACGATGGCATCCGCGTCGCCATCCTCACGGGTGAGGGATCGTCCTATTGTGTCGGGGGCGACCTCGCCGACGGGTGGATGGTCCGGGGAGCCAAGGGCGGCAAGGGCTCTGCGCTCGTTCCGGAGGGCAAATCCGTTGGCAGCATCATCAGTGAGGGTCTACTGCTGAGCCGCTCGCTGGCCAAGCCGCTGATTGCCGCTGTCAACGGGCCATGTCTGGGCGGTGGCTGTGAAATGTTGCAGCAGACCGACATCCGAATCGCGGAAGAGCACGCGGTTTTCGGCCTGCCCGAGGCCAAGCTCGGGTTGATCGCCGGGGCGGGTTCGACCGTGCGGCTCAAGCGGCAGATCCCGTATACCAAGGCGATGGAGATGATTCTGACCGGCGAACCGCTCACCGCCGCGGAGGCCTACCACTTCGGCTTGGTAGGGCATGTGGTGCCGACAGGTCAATCGTTGGACAAGGCACGTCAACTCGCGGCCCGCGTTGCGGCCAACGGCCCGCTGGCGATCCGCAACGCCAAGGCCTCGGTGATCAACAGCGGCTGGATCGACGAGGAGGAAGCCCGCAGGATCGAGCAGCGCTTGGTCGTCGAGGTGATGCGTTCCGACGACGCCAAGGAAGGGCTGGCCGCCTTCGCGGCTAAGCGCGAACCCCGTTTCACCGGCAAGTAA
- a CDS encoding cytochrome P450, producing the protein MMTSPTLGADPGFGEGFDFTDPGLLAQGLPVREFATLRRTAPVWWNEQDANRGGGFHDGGFWVISKHVHIREISRDPDTWSSHDNGCIMRYANDVPIEEIEAAKVMMHNSDPPVHTRLRKLISRIFTPRNVAALEDGLTASARQIVSAAAVKVEGDFVEDIAHKLPLRAIADLVGFPEDDHAKLFHWSNTIMAAEDPDCEDDAKLAMVDLMGYSYEIAARRKREPADDIISRLVSVDDEGDQLTELEFGYFMLLLVVAGNETTRNATSAGMLALLNHPAQWELYKRDRPTTAVDEIIRWTSPVNAFQRTARRDTTVGEVAVKKGQRVGLFYGSANYDEDVFSDAFTFDILRNPNPHLGFGGTGPHYCIGANLARKELGIMLNAVADHLPDIEVTAAPRRMRHGWINGITAMPVRFNAR; encoded by the coding sequence ATGATGACGTCACCGACGCTGGGAGCCGACCCCGGCTTTGGAGAAGGCTTCGACTTCACCGATCCCGGATTGTTGGCCCAAGGGTTGCCGGTCCGCGAGTTCGCCACTCTCAGGCGCACCGCTCCGGTGTGGTGGAACGAGCAGGATGCGAACAGGGGTGGCGGCTTCCACGATGGAGGGTTTTGGGTGATCTCCAAACACGTTCACATACGCGAGATTTCGCGTGATCCGGATACCTGGTCTTCACACGACAACGGCTGCATCATGCGCTATGCCAATGACGTTCCGATCGAAGAAATCGAAGCGGCGAAGGTGATGATGCACAACTCCGATCCGCCGGTACACACCAGGCTGCGTAAGCTGATCTCCCGCATATTCACCCCTCGCAATGTTGCGGCTCTCGAGGACGGCCTGACCGCATCGGCACGACAGATCGTCAGCGCGGCCGCGGTCAAAGTGGAGGGCGATTTCGTCGAGGACATCGCGCACAAACTTCCCCTCAGGGCCATTGCCGACCTCGTTGGTTTTCCCGAAGACGATCATGCCAAGCTATTTCATTGGTCGAACACGATCATGGCCGCGGAGGACCCCGACTGCGAGGATGACGCCAAGCTCGCGATGGTCGATCTGATGGGGTACTCCTACGAAATCGCGGCGCGACGAAAGCGCGAGCCCGCCGATGACATCATCAGCCGGTTGGTGTCAGTCGACGATGAGGGCGATCAACTCACGGAGCTCGAATTCGGTTATTTCATGCTGTTACTCGTCGTTGCCGGCAACGAGACAACGCGCAATGCCACCTCAGCTGGCATGCTGGCGTTGCTCAACCATCCGGCCCAATGGGAGCTGTACAAACGCGACCGGCCGACTACCGCAGTCGACGAAATCATCCGTTGGACCAGTCCCGTCAACGCTTTCCAGCGCACCGCCCGACGCGACACCACCGTAGGCGAGGTTGCCGTCAAGAAAGGCCAGCGAGTCGGCCTTTTCTATGGTTCGGCAAACTACGACGAGGACGTGTTCAGCGATGCCTTCACCTTCGACATACTGCGAAATCCCAACCCCCATCTGGGCTTTGGTGGCACTGGTCCGCACTACTGCATTGGTGCCAATCTTGCCCGTAAAGAGCTCGGCATTATGCTCAACGCTGTCGCCGATCACCTGCCCGACATCGAGGTGACGGCAGCACCTCGGCGGATGCGGCACGGCTGGATCAACGGAATCACCGCAATGCCGGTGCGGTTCAACGCCCGCTGA
- a CDS encoding limonene-1,2-epoxide hydrolase family protein, translating into MSTNTTIDARPDQHELRVLGFFAAWGESFDAMCASFDLLAAECVWDQRPIPKLTGPGQAVRFLRIAHRVLGLATIDVEILGIASKNDVVHTARVDRLRRADGTLIAAAPVAGMLTFGAGKITHWREYFDATGFLAQTVATTLTHPVRQLGRSRRS; encoded by the coding sequence GTGTCCACCAACACGACGATTGATGCGCGACCCGATCAGCACGAGCTGCGGGTACTGGGGTTCTTCGCCGCATGGGGGGAGTCGTTCGACGCGATGTGCGCGTCATTCGATTTGCTTGCGGCTGAATGTGTCTGGGATCAACGTCCCATCCCAAAGCTCACCGGACCGGGTCAGGCGGTGCGTTTTCTCCGCATCGCACATCGGGTCCTGGGGCTTGCGACGATCGACGTCGAGATCCTCGGCATCGCCAGTAAGAACGACGTTGTGCACACCGCGCGCGTTGATCGCCTTCGACGAGCCGACGGTACGCTTATTGCCGCGGCTCCGGTGGCCGGCATGCTGACCTTCGGCGCCGGGAAGATCACGCACTGGCGTGAATACTTCGATGCCACAGGTTTTCTCGCGCAGACCGTCGCGACCACCCTGACCCACCCCGTACGCCAGTTGGGCCGCTCACGACGCTCCTGA
- a CDS encoding SDR family NAD(P)-dependent oxidoreductase has protein sequence MSKDALQALFDLSGRTAIITGGTRGIGYVLAEALVAAGANVVVASRKPDACTAAADKPRSFGGRALGVPTHLGDIEAINRLVVATVDEFGGVDIVVNNAANPLALPLGEITAEAWSKSFSVNLQGPVFLVQAALPYLRESKYPAILNMVSAGAFIFSPVVSMYSAAKAAMVSFTRSMAAEFASQGIRVNALAPGSVDTDMVRGNPPEFIDAMKASTIMGRIADPTEMIGPALLLVSDAGSFITGQTIIADGGMVAR, from the coding sequence GTGAGCAAGGACGCACTGCAGGCGCTCTTTGACCTCAGCGGCCGCACGGCCATCATCACCGGCGGTACTCGCGGGATCGGATATGTCCTCGCTGAGGCGCTGGTAGCAGCCGGCGCCAATGTTGTTGTGGCCAGCCGTAAACCCGACGCCTGCACCGCGGCGGCTGACAAGCCGCGATCCTTTGGCGGCAGAGCACTCGGAGTCCCGACCCATCTCGGTGACATTGAGGCGATCAACCGGCTGGTCGTTGCCACCGTCGACGAATTCGGCGGTGTAGACATCGTCGTCAACAACGCCGCCAACCCGTTGGCATTGCCGCTGGGCGAGATCACTGCCGAAGCGTGGTCGAAATCCTTCTCGGTCAACCTTCAGGGCCCGGTTTTCCTGGTCCAGGCGGCGTTGCCTTACCTGCGCGAAAGTAAGTATCCCGCGATCCTCAACATGGTGTCCGCCGGCGCGTTCATTTTTTCGCCGGTGGTGTCGATGTACTCCGCGGCCAAGGCCGCCATGGTGTCGTTCACCCGCTCGATGGCCGCCGAGTTTGCGTCGCAAGGTATCCGTGTCAATGCGCTCGCTCCCGGATCCGTCGACACGGACATGGTGCGCGGCAATCCTCCCGAGTTCATCGACGCGATGAAAGCCTCGACGATTATGGGCCGGATCGCCGATCCAACCGAAATGATCGGCCCCGCACTGCTTCTGGTGTCAGATGCCGGCAGCTTTATAACCGGGCAGACCATCATCGCCGATGGCGGCATGGTCGCGCGCTAG